The region GCGTCGCCGAAGACCGCCGAGAAGACCTCCACTCCGACCGGAAAGCAGGACGTGTCCGCCGCCGCCGCCAGCTCCACCGCCCCGTCGAAGACCGGCTCCAACGGTTCCGCCTCCACGAAGGCCGCCGCCTCGAAGGCCCCCCAGAAGCCCGCCGCCGGCAGCACCTCCCAGGCCGCCAAGCCCACGCCCATCGGCAGCGACGGCGAGGTGACCCCGCTCCGCGGCGCCGCGAACGCGGTCGTCAAGAACATGAACGCCTCGCTCGCGGTCCCCACCGCGACGAGCGTCCGCGCCGTGCCCGCCAAGCTTCTGGCGGACAACCGGATCGTCATCAACAACCAGCTGCAGCGCACCCGCGGCGGCAAGATCTCCTTCACCCACCTCATCGGCTACGCCGTGGTGAAGGCGCTGGCGGACTTCCCGGTGATGAACCGGCACTTCGTCGAGACGGACGGCAAGCCGACCGTCGTGCAGCCCGAGCACGTCAACCTCGGCCTGGCCATCGACCTGCCCGGCCGGAACGGCCAGCGCTCGCTCGTGGTCGTGTCGATCAAGGGCTGCGAGAACATGACGTTCGCGCAGTTCTGGTCGGCCTACGAGGGCATCGTGCACAAGGCACGAGGCGGGAACCTGACCGCGGAGGACTTCGCCGGCACCACGATCAGCCTCACCAACCCGGGCACGCTGGGCACCAACCACTCGGTGCCGCGGCTGATGCAGGGCCAGGGCACGATCATCGGCGTCGGGGCGATGGAGTACCCGGCCGAGTTCCAGGGCGCCAGCGAGGAACGGCTCGCGACGCTCGGCATCAGCAAGATCATCACGCTGACGTCGACCTACGACCACCGGATCATCCAGGGCGCGGAGTCCGGTGACTTCCTGCGCCGGATCCACCACCTGCTCCTCGGCGGGGACGGTTTCTACGACGAGATCTTCACGTCGCTGCGGGTCCCCTACGAGCCCGTCCGCTGGGTGCAGGACATCCCCGAGGGCGAGGTCGACAAGACCGCGCGCATCCTCGAGCTGATCGAGTCCTACCGCACCCGCGGGCATCTGATGGCGGACACGGACCCGCTGAACTACCGCCAGCGCCGCCACCCGGACCTGGACGTGCTCAGCCACGGCCTCACCCTCTGGGACCTGGACCGCGAGTTCGCCGTCGGCGGCTTCGGCGGCAAGAAGCACATGAAGCTCCGGGACGTCCTGGGCCTGCTCCGGGACTCCTACTGCCGCACCGTCGGCACCGAGTACATGCACATCGCGGACCCCGAGCAGCGCGCCTGGCTGCAGGAGCGCATCGAGGTCCCGCACCAGAAGCCGTCGGTCGTCGAGCAGAAGTACGTGCTCAGCAAGCTCAACGCGGCCGAGGCGTTCGAGACCTTCCTGCAGACCAAGTACGTCGGGCAGAAGCGGTTCTCGCTCGAGGGCGGCGAGACCGTCATCCCGCTGCTGGACGCCGTGCTGGACAAGGCCGCCGAGCACGAGCTCGACGAGGTCGTCATCGGCATGCCGCACCGCGGCCGGCTCAACGTGCTCGCCAACATCGTCGGCAAGCCCATCAGCCAGATCTTCCGCGAGTTCGAGGGCAACCTGGACCCGGGTCAGGCGCACGGCTCCGGCGACGTCAAGTACCACCTGGGCGCCGAGGGCAAGTACTTCCGGATGTTCGGCGACGGCGAGGTCGTCGTCTCGCTGGCGTCCAACCCGTCGCACCTGGAGGCCGTGGACCCGGTGCTCGAGGGCATCGTCCGCGCCAAGCAGGACATCCTGAACAAGGGCGACGGCGCGTTCACCGTGCTGCCGCTGATGATGCACGGCGACGCGGCGTTCGCCGGGCAGGGCGTGGTGGCGGAGACGCTGAACCTCGCGCTGCTGCGCGGCTACCGCACGGGCGGCACCGTGCACGTCGTCGTCAACAACCAGGTCGGCTTCACCACCGCCCCGGAGGCGTCGCGCTCGTCGCAGTACTCGACGGACGTCGCGAAGATGATCGGCGCGCCGGTCTTCCACGTGAACGGCGACGACCCGGAGGCCTGCGTCTGGGTCGCCAAGCTGGCGGTCGAGTACCGCGAGCGCTGGAACAACGACGTCGTGATCGACATGATCTGTTACCGCCGCCGCGGCCACAACGAGGGCGACGACCCCTCGATGACGCAGCCGGCGATGTACGACGTGATCGACGCCAAGCGCAGCGTCCGCAAGATCTACACCGAGTCGCTGATCGGCCGTGGTGACATCACCATGGAGGAGGCCGAGCACGCGCTCAAGGACTTCTCCAACCAGCTCGAGCACGTCTTCAACGAGGTCCGGGAGCTGGAGAAGACCCCGCCCGCCGTCTCGTCGTCGGTGGAGAAGGAACAGCTCGTCCCGAGCGACCTGGACACGTCGGTCACGCTGGAGGTCGTGCACCGCATCGGCGACGTGCACGCCAACCTGCCGGAGGGCTTCACCCCCCACCAGCGCGTCAAGCCGGTGCTGCAGAAGCGCGCGACGATGTCGCGCGAGGGGAACGTCGACTGGGCCTTCGGCGAGCTGCTCGCGTTCGGCTCGCTGGTCATGGACGGCAAGCTGGTCCGGCTCTCCGGGCAGGACACGCGGCGCGGCACGTTCGTGCAGCGGCACTCGGTGCTCATCGACCGCAAGACCGGCGAGGAGTACACCCCGCTGCGCAACCTCGCCGAGGACCAGGGCCGTTTCATGGCCTACGACTCGGCGCTGTCGGAGTTCGCGGCGGTCGGCTTCGAGTACGGCTACTCGGTGGCGAACCCGAACGCGCTGGTGCTGTGGGAGGCCCAGTTCGGGGACTTCGTCAACGGCGCCCAGTCGATCATCGACGAGTTCATCTCGTCCGGTGAGGCCAAGTGGGGCCAGATGTCGGACGTGGTGCTGCTGCTGCCGCACGGCCTCGAGGGCCAGGGCCCGGACCACAGCTCGGGGCGCATCGAGCGCTTCCTGCAGCTGTGCGCCGAGGGTTCGATGACGGTGGCGCTGCCGTCGGAGCCGGCGAACTACTTCCACCTGCTGCGCCGGCAGGCCCTCGACGGCGTCCGCCGCCCGCTCGTCGTCTTCACCCCGAAGTCGATGCTGCGGAACAAGGCGGTCGTCTCGCCCGTCTCGGACTTCACCGGCGGCCGGTTCCGCCCGGTGATCGACGATCCGCGCTACCGCACCGACGACGGCCCCGCCGCCTCGGTCCAGAAGGTCCTGCTGTGCAGCGGCAAGATCTACTGGGAGCTCGCGCAGCACCGGGATAAGCAGGACATCGACAACGTCGCGATCGTCCGCCTCGAGCAGCTGTACCCGGTGCCGGACCGGCAGCTCAGCGGGGTGCTGGAGCGCTACCCGAACGCGAAGGACATCCGCTGGGTCCAGGAGGAGCCGGCGAACCAGGGCGCGTGGCCGCACATGGGCCTCGAGCTCCCGGAGAAGCTGCCGGAGCGCCTGTCGGGGCTGACCCGTATCTCGCGTCGCCGGATGGCCGCGCCGGCCCCCGGGTCGTCGAAGGTGCACGAGGTCGAGCAGCGCGAGCTGATCGCCAAGGCCTTCAGCTAGGCCGTCGGCGTGTACTTCACCGACCGTGGCATCGAGGAGCTCGTCGAGCGGCGCGGGGAGGAGGCGGTCAGCGTGGAGTGGCTGGCCGCCCGGCTCCGCACGTTCGTCGACCTGAACCCCGCGTTCGAGGACGCGGTGGAACGCCTCGCGACCTTCCTGGCCCGCGACGACGAGGACGACTGACGGGTCGTCGGAGCCCGCCGCCTGCCTGCCGCCAGGCTTCTACCGCCGCCTGAGTGGCTCAAGCGCCAGTGGTTGACGCTTGAGCCACTCGAGCACCGGAGAGCCGGAGCGGGTCAGCGGCGGAGCCCGAAGCCCCGGCGGCGGACCAGGTCCCTCAGCGCATCGAATGTGCTCGCGACCTGCCGGTCCAGCTCGTCCAGCTCGTTCGGGTCCGCCGCCTCGTCCGGGGCCGGGAAGGTCCGCAGGGTCATCCAGGACTCCCCCCACAACGCCTCGAGCGCGGCCTCCCAGTGCAGGTCGACGGTGAACCGGGTCAGGGCCGTGCGCTCACCCGCCCGGGCCATGACGTCGTCGAGCTCGCCGAGGCGGCGTTCGAGCGTCAGGGCCCGCTCCCGGTCCTTGGCCCGCAGCTCCTCGACGGCCGCCGCGATCCCCGCGGTCACCTCGCGGTACCGCGCCGCGGCGTCGTCGCGTTCCGCGCCGCGCGCAGGCTCCGGGTCGATCGGCTCGTTCACCGCGTCACCTCCGGCACCAGCACGACCTCCGGGCGCGAGTGCTGCGCGCGGTCGAAGAACAGCCCCCGGCCCGGGCGGGGCGCCCAGGTCAGGCCCATCCCCGGGGCGAGCGGCGTCAGCTCGGAACCCTGGACGTCCAGGGCGATCCACGCGCCGACGTCGTCCGGGCTCGCGGACATGCTCAGCAGGGACCGCAGCCGCGCGGCGCTGCGCCACCAGCCGATGACGTGCACGCCCACCTCCGGCCCGAACCGCAGGACGCTCCGCAGCGCCTCGGTGCCGGGCCGTTCGAGCAGGGGGTCCGCCGCATCCGCGCCGAGGAGCAGCACGTACAGCGGGGGCCGGTCGTTGCCGGCGGCCCGGGCCGCGACCTCCTTGGCCAGCAACTCGACCCGGTCCCGGATCTCGTCGAGTCCCACCGGGTCCGCCCGGTCCCCGAGCCGATCGAGGACCACGTCACCGTTGTCGACCAGCGACGCGACGACGAACGACGCGTTCGGCGGAGCCGTCGCCACGAGCGACTGCGCGGCCGCGCCCATCACCCGCATCGCCTCGTTCCCGTCCGACGCCAGCACGGCGACGTTGCGGCCGGGCGTGTCCGGCAGCCGGACGGCCGCCGCGCTGCCCTCGACGTCGATCACCTGGCCGAGCAGCGCCCGCGGCCCGCCCTCGCGGCCCAGGACGTCGAGCAGGTCGCCGACCCACGGGGCCCGGGAACCGTTGAACAGCCGCGGCGTCGGCCGGCCCGGGGCGAAGTAGGCGTGGGTCTCGTGCTGCACCTCGTCGATCTCGGTGCGGGCGCTCGCGTCCGGGATCCGCGCGACCTCGTTGCCGTGCTTCATCCCGGACTCGTGGTTCACGATCGCGTGCCAGCGCGGCAGGGACAGCGCGGCGTCGTTGAGATTCGCGAGGACCCGGCGGGCCCGCGGCAGCGCGATCCGCAGGACGAACTGCTCGAAGATCGCCGGACGGCCCCAGAACGCCTCGATCCCGGACACGTCCTGGCTGGCCAGCACCAGGTGGATGCCCTGCGAGCGGCCGCGCCGGGCGACGTCCTCCAGCAGCGCGGTCGCCTGCTTGGTCAGCTGGTCCCGCTCGGCGAAGAGGTACTGGAACTCGTCGATCACGGCGACGATCCGCGGCCACCGTCCGTCCGGGTCCGCCCGCCGGAGCTCCTCGAGCTTCGTGACCTCGTGGCGTTTCGCGGCGTCCGCCCGCCGGCGCATCTCCTCCGCCAGGAACTGCAGCAGCGCGAGCCCGAACTCCCGGTCGGTGTTGATGTTGATGCCGATGAGCCGGGCGTGCGGCAGCCAGGTCCCGTCCGCCCGGCCCGGGGCGAACTGCGCGAACGAGACGCCCTCCTTGAAGTCGAGGAGGTAGAACTCCAGCTCGTCCGGGTCGTACCGGGCGGCCATCGACCCGATCATCGCGAGCAGCAGGTTCGTCTTGCCGGAGCCGCTCGGGCCGCCGATCAGCGCGTGTGGGGAGCCGTCGTCCAGGGCGATCTCGACGGGCATGCCGTCGGCGAAGCCGATCGGCGCGTACACCCCGGCCGCCGACGACGTCCGGTAGTCCCTGGTCAGCGGCAGCAGGTCCGCGAACGTGCTGACCTGCGCCCGCCACTCCTCGTGGGCGCGCACGATCTCGGTGCACGCCGCGGTGACCTCGCCGCGCGGCAGCGGCGGGTCGGGCGTGACCGCGACGTTCGGGCCCGTCATCGAGCAGCGGGCGCCGTCCGGGGTGAACCGCACGGACTCGACGGGTGCCCCGACCGTCATCGGCACGTC is a window of Pseudonocardia sp. T1-2H DNA encoding:
- a CDS encoding multifunctional oxoglutarate decarboxylase/oxoglutarate dehydrogenase thiamine pyrophosphate-binding subunit/dihydrolipoyllysine-residue succinyltransferase subunit; protein product: MYQRFLEDPNGVDPAWHDFFADYRPGGGLSDTGADDDGDGSPPAEEQDAEQDAPTASPKTAEKTSTPTGKQDVSAAAASSTAPSKTGSNGSASTKAAASKAPQKPAAGSTSQAAKPTPIGSDGEVTPLRGAANAVVKNMNASLAVPTATSVRAVPAKLLADNRIVINNQLQRTRGGKISFTHLIGYAVVKALADFPVMNRHFVETDGKPTVVQPEHVNLGLAIDLPGRNGQRSLVVVSIKGCENMTFAQFWSAYEGIVHKARGGNLTAEDFAGTTISLTNPGTLGTNHSVPRLMQGQGTIIGVGAMEYPAEFQGASEERLATLGISKIITLTSTYDHRIIQGAESGDFLRRIHHLLLGGDGFYDEIFTSLRVPYEPVRWVQDIPEGEVDKTARILELIESYRTRGHLMADTDPLNYRQRRHPDLDVLSHGLTLWDLDREFAVGGFGGKKHMKLRDVLGLLRDSYCRTVGTEYMHIADPEQRAWLQERIEVPHQKPSVVEQKYVLSKLNAAEAFETFLQTKYVGQKRFSLEGGETVIPLLDAVLDKAAEHELDEVVIGMPHRGRLNVLANIVGKPISQIFREFEGNLDPGQAHGSGDVKYHLGAEGKYFRMFGDGEVVVSLASNPSHLEAVDPVLEGIVRAKQDILNKGDGAFTVLPLMMHGDAAFAGQGVVAETLNLALLRGYRTGGTVHVVVNNQVGFTTAPEASRSSQYSTDVAKMIGAPVFHVNGDDPEACVWVAKLAVEYRERWNNDVVIDMICYRRRGHNEGDDPSMTQPAMYDVIDAKRSVRKIYTESLIGRGDITMEEAEHALKDFSNQLEHVFNEVRELEKTPPAVSSSVEKEQLVPSDLDTSVTLEVVHRIGDVHANLPEGFTPHQRVKPVLQKRATMSREGNVDWAFGELLAFGSLVMDGKLVRLSGQDTRRGTFVQRHSVLIDRKTGEEYTPLRNLAEDQGRFMAYDSALSEFAAVGFEYGYSVANPNALVLWEAQFGDFVNGAQSIIDEFISSGEAKWGQMSDVVLLLPHGLEGQGPDHSSGRIERFLQLCAEGSMTVALPSEPANYFHLLRRQALDGVRRPLVVFTPKSMLRNKAVVSPVSDFTGGRFRPVIDDPRYRTDDGPAASVQKVLLCSGKIYWELAQHRDKQDIDNVAIVRLEQLYPVPDRQLSGVLERYPNAKDIRWVQEEPANQGAWPHMGLELPEKLPERLSGLTRISRRRMAAPAPGSSKVHEVEQRELIAKAFS
- a CDS encoding DUF6104 family protein → MYFTDRGIEELVERRGEEAVSVEWLAARLRTFVDLNPAFEDAVERLATFLARDDEDD
- a CDS encoding FtsK/SpoIIIE domain-containing protein, yielding MSGLGRSGRRERITAAFDEFRDACAAALGAASRLRADAVRAHAVTMFELWLRRDGIEAAQADPALAPAFGSRVLAAAVERAESDRRKAFDPWLEHGPRRLADIMAEAATGPAGQEPREWLGAVGKYEGVHDPYPRLWRIGSGRLDVGEAFPVGIPLLDESHLRIDSTHETRGAAEALVEQVLLRVFSTFRPGMVNVHVWDVGQFTGALPGLYPLTRTGLLTVHDPGRLAELLDELSDRIRKVHSRVLVGGYPSLRAHAQHEGKRSEPWVVAVLAGNRQSLSDEHHRQLQRVARSGLACGIQLVLLDVPMTVGAPVESVRFTPDGARCSMTGPNVAVTPDPPLPRGEVTAACTEIVRAHEEWRAQVSTFADLLPLTRDYRTSSAAGVYAPIGFADGMPVEIALDDGSPHALIGGPSGSGKTNLLLAMIGSMAARYDPDELEFYLLDFKEGVSFAQFAPGRADGTWLPHARLIGININTDREFGLALLQFLAEEMRRRADAAKRHEVTKLEELRRADPDGRWPRIVAVIDEFQYLFAERDQLTKQATALLEDVARRGRSQGIHLVLASQDVSGIEAFWGRPAIFEQFVLRIALPRARRVLANLNDAALSLPRWHAIVNHESGMKHGNEVARIPDASARTEIDEVQHETHAYFAPGRPTPRLFNGSRAPWVGDLLDVLGREGGPRALLGQVIDVEGSAAAVRLPDTPGRNVAVLASDGNEAMRVMGAAAQSLVATAPPNASFVVASLVDNGDVVLDRLGDRADPVGLDEIRDRVELLAKEVAARAAGNDRPPLYVLLLGADAADPLLERPGTEALRSVLRFGPEVGVHVIGWWRSAARLRSLLSMSASPDDVGAWIALDVQGSELTPLAPGMGLTWAPRPGRGLFFDRAQHSRPEVVLVPEVTR